One stretch of Bombina bombina isolate aBomBom1 chromosome 7, aBomBom1.pri, whole genome shotgun sequence DNA includes these proteins:
- the LOC128666813 gene encoding syncollin-like, with translation MRSLSLFFPLLLVSLSWGLCPQPADLKDTYGNKICARLFEDSSVYYDECCGGSYLDVVPGADVPYIPLGWNNRISSLVIAPRCELTVWSRKPKEGSTKKFTSGVQARLSEVKKGLFGDWNDSISSYYCKCNA, from the coding sequence ATGAGATCACTGAGTCTCTTCTTCCCGCTCCTCCTGGTCTCGCTTTCCTGGGGGCTTTGCCCCCAACCTGCTGACCTCAAAGACACATATGGCAACAAGATTTGCGCCCGCCTGTTTGAGGATAGCAGTGTCTACTATGATGAGTGCTGCGGAGGATCCTACTTGGACGTTGTCCCTGGTGCTGATGTTCCCTACATTCCCCTTGGGTGGAATAACCGTATCTCCTCACTGGTGATTGCCCCTCGATGTGAGTTGACAGTCTGGTCCAGGAAACCAAAAGAAGGATCCACCAAAAAATTTACCAGTGGAGTCCAGGCACGCCTATCAGAGGTCAAGAAAGGTCTCTTTGGCGATTGGAATGACTCTATCTCATCCTATTACTGCAAGTGTAATGCTTAG